The proteins below are encoded in one region of Scomber japonicus isolate fScoJap1 chromosome 2, fScoJap1.pri, whole genome shotgun sequence:
- the kdm4c gene encoding lysine-specific demethylase 4C isoform X2 → MAGAEVFTPANPTCKIMTFRPTMEEFKDFNQYLAYMESQGAHRAGLAKVIPPKGWKPRRTYDDIDELMIDAPIQQMVAGQSGLFTQYNIQKKPLNVAEFRRLANSDMYCTPRYLNYEDLERKYWKNLTFVSPIYGADVSGSLYDEDVEEWNIGHLNSILDVIEEDCGVSIQGVNTPYLYFGMWKTTFSWHTEDMDLYSINYLHFGEPKSCSACSIFLSRLPWREFCSLEQ, encoded by the exons ATGGCGGGGGCAGAGGTGTTCACCCCTGCAAACCCCACCTGCAAGATCATGACCTTCAGGCCTACTATGGAGGAGTTCAAGGACTTCAACCAGTATCTGGCTTACATGGAGTCTCAGGGTGCACACCGCGCAGGCCTGGCGAAG GTGATTCCTCCTAAAGGCTGGAAGCCTCGTCGTACCTATGATGACATAGATGAGCTGATGATCGACGCTCCCATCCAGCAGATGGTGGCTGGCCAGTCAGGGCTCTTCACTCAATACAACATTCAGAAGAAGCCTCTTAATGTGGCGGAGTTCAGGCGACTAGCTAACAGTGACAT GTACTGTACACCTCGCTACCTGAACTACGAAGATCTGGAAAGAAAGTATTGGAAGAACCTCACTTTTGTCTCACCCATATATGGTGCTGATGTCAGTGGCAGCCTCTATGATGAG gatgtggaggagtggaACATTGGCCACCTGAATTCTATCTTGGATGTTATTGAGGAGGACTGTGGTGTATCCATCCAGGGCGTCAACACCCCATATCTGTACTTTGGCATGTGGAAGACCACTTTCTCCTGGCACACAGAAGATATGGACCTGTACAGCATCAACTATCTCCACTTTGGAGAGCCCAAGTCCTG CTCGGCTTGCTCCATTTTTCTCTCCCGCTTGCCCTGGAGGGAGTTCTGCTCATTAGAGCAGTGA